Proteins from one Malania oleifera isolate guangnan ecotype guangnan chromosome 4, ASM2987363v1, whole genome shotgun sequence genomic window:
- the LOC131153751 gene encoding uncharacterized protein LOC131153751: protein MEFTHLKPTTFAGGADPIMVKNWVQEMEKMLIVLSCTKKQKVLFATFKLTGEAERWWLAVKLLEEMRPVPVVMTWNHFKEVFYDRYFPATTTDAKAEEFLNLTHGHLVIQQYATRFVELSRFAPYMVLDEYRKAQRFERGLNRASTSR from the coding sequence atgGAATTTACTCACTTGAAACCCACTACTTTTGCGGGTGGTGCTGACCCAATCATGGttaagaattgggtgcaggagatggagaagatgtTGATAGTGTTGAGTTGCACTAAGAAGCAAaaggttctcttcgccaccttcaagctgacaggagaggccgagcgGTGGTGGCTAGCGGTTAAGCTGTTAGAGGAGATGCGGCCAGTACCCGTAGTTATGACCTGGAATcatttcaaggaggtcttctatGACCGGTATTTTCCCGCCACCACCACGGATGCAAAGGCAGAGGAATTTCTTAACCTGACCCATGGGCACCTCGTTATTCAACAGTACGCTACTAGGTTTGTGGAACTGTCTCGCTTCGCCCCCTACATGGTCCTAGATGAATATAGAAAGGCGCAAAGGTTTGAGAGGGGCCTAAACAGAGCATCCACGAGCAGGTGA